Genomic DNA from Neisseria lisongii:
AAGGGCGTAGGTATCCAACATAATCCGTTATCGTTTCTCTGCAACTCGTTACATTCGTTTTCAGACGGCATACCGCCGAAACTGTTGATTTTCATCATTTGTAATCATACGTTACCACCAACGGCGCATGATCGGAAAATTTTTCGTCTTTGTAAACATGGGCTTCAATGGCTTTTTCCGCCAACTGCGGCGTAACCATCTGGTAATCGATACGCCACCCGACATCTTTGGCATACGCCTGACCCCGGTTGCTCCACCAAGTGTAGCCCGGCGTATCGGGATAAAGCGTGCGCCACATATCGACCCAGCCGAGCCGGTGAATCACTTTGCCTATCCATTCCCGCTCTTCGGGCAAAAAGCCGGAATTTTTCTGATTGCCTTTCCAGTTTTTCAAATCAATGTTTTGATGCGCAATATTCCAGTCGCCGCAAACCACAATATCCCGCCCGGACGCTTTCATTTCTTCCAGCATCGGATAAAACGCATCTAAAAAGCGGTATTTCAACTCTTGCCGCTCGGGAGCGCTGGTGCCGCTGGGCAAATACAGGGAAATCACGCTCAAATTGCCGAAATCGCAGCGTACAAAGCGCCCTTCGCGGTCAAATTCCTCAATGCCCATGCCGATTTGCACATGGTCGGGCTTGGCTTTGCTGTACACCGCCACGCCGCTGTACCCCCGTTTTTCGGCACAATGCCAGTGGCCGTGCATACCGTGCGGATTTTTCATTTCGTCCAACAAATCCGCTTCCTGCGCCTTAAGTTCCTGCACGCACACAATATCGGCACCCGAAGCGGCGATGTATTCCCAAAAACCTTTTTTGTAGGCAGAACGGATACCGTTCACATTGGCAGAGATGATTTTCAGCATAATGGCTTTTCATGTAGTAAAGAATAGCGGCATTGTAACCGAGTTCAGGCCGTCTGAAAAACCGCTCCGTATGGAAAATAAACGATTTCAACGATATAATCCCTCTCACTGCGGTATTTTTGCCGCCCGCCATTTTTCCCACTGATTTTGAAAGCCAAAATATGTCTGATTTCCGCCAAGATTTTCTGAAATTTTCCCTTGAACAAAACGTATTGAAATTCGGCGAATTCACCACCAAAGCCGGTCGTTTGTCGCCGTATTTCTTCAATGCCGGCCTGTTTAATGACGGCGCTGCTACGCTGCAACTGGCGAAATTTTACGCCCAAGCGATTATCGAGAGCAAAGTCGAATTCGACATGCTGTTCGGCCCGGCCTACAAAGGCATTATTCTGGCGGCGGCCACGGCGATGATGCTGGCCGAAAAAGGCGTGAACGTGCCGTTTGCCTACAACCGCAAGGAAGCCAAAGACCACGGCGAAGGCGGGGTGTTGGTCGGTGCGCCGCTCAAAGGACGGGTTTTGATTATCGATGATGTGATTTCCGCCGGCACTTCGGTGCGGGAATCGGTCAAACTGATTGAAGCCGAAGGCGCAACGCCCGCCGCCGTATCTATCGCTTTGGACCGCATGGAAAAAGGCACGGGCGAACTGTCTGCCGTGCAGGAAGTCGAGCAGCAATATGGTTTGCCGGTGGTTGCCATCGCCAGCCTCAACGACCTGCTCGCCCTGTTGGAACACAATGCCGATTTCAACCGCTATTTAGAGCCGGTTCGTGCCTACCGCCAGCGTTACGGCACAGCCGCCTGATTTTTCAATACACACAGCAGCACGTTTCCCCTATTCTGCAAAAGAACAGGGGAAACGGTTCTGTTCAATCTTTCCGGCCTGTTTGCCGCCGACAGCACAATGCGTTTTTCAGACGGCCTTCACTGCAAGGATTTCAAGCATATGAATCCCACCCGCAACTTTGTCAGCGACTTTCGCGAAGCCGCCCCCTATATCCACTATCTGCGGGGCAAAACTCTGGTTGTCGGCACGGTTTCCGGCCTGCTGGCGGGCGAACCGCTCAAACGCCTTGCCGCCGATTTCAACCTGCTCGCCAGTTTGGGCGTGCGGCTGGTTTGGGTACACGGCGCACGCTGCCAGATTGACCAAGTGATTACCGAACACGGCGGCACGCCGCAATATTACCGCCACCGCCGCATCACTGACGACACCACGCTGACCCACGCCAAATATGCCGTCGGCGCATTGCGTTACGACATCGAAGCTGCCCTGTGCAGCAGCCTGCCCCAGTCGCCCCGCCGCAGCAAACCGCTGACCGTGGCGGCGGGCAATTTCCTGTCCGCCCGCCCGCTGGGCGTGATTGACGGCATCGACATGGGTTACAGCGGCGTTATCCGCAAAATCGACACCGAAGCCGTCCTCAACCGCCTTGACCAGCAGGCGCTCGTCCTCATCAGCCCGATGGGTTATTCCCTCAGCGGCAAAACCTTCAGCCTCGATATGTACGAAGCCGCCGCCGCCCTTGCCGTGGCGCTGAAAGCAGAAAAACTGATTTATCTGGTCGGACAAGACGGCATTTTAGACAGCGAAGGCCGTCTGAAAACCAACCTTTCCGCCCAAGAAGCCACCGACTTGGCGCAACAGCAGCCCGACAGCCCGCAAAGCCGCCTGCTGCGCCACGCCGTCCACGCCGTTGAAAACGGAGTAACCCGCAGCCAGATTCTCAACGGCTACCAAGACGGCGGCCTGCTGCAGGAACTGTTCACCCGCAACGGCAGCGGCACGTCCATCGCCCGCAACGCCTTTGCCAAAGTACGCCAAGCCGACAGCCTCGACATTCCCGACATCATGGCGCTGATCCGCCCGCTGGAAGAACAAGGCATACTCGTGCGCCGCAGCCAAGCCTATCTCGAAACCCATATCCACACCTTCTGCGTACTGGAACACGACCGCCACATCTACGGCTGCGCCGCCCTCAAAACCTTTGCCGGACACAACAGCGGCGAAATCGCCTGTCTTGCCGTTTCCCCCGACACCCGGGACGGCGGCTGCGGCGAACGCCTGCTCGAACACCTCTGCCAAGCCGCCCGCCGCCAAGGCCTGACCCGCCTGTTCGCCCTCTCCACCCACACCGGCGAATGGTTTGTCGAACGTGGCTTCCAACCCGCCGCCCCCGAAACACTGCCGCCCGAACGCTATCAGGAATACACCGCCAACGGCCGCAATTCCAAAGTATTCGTGTATCCCTTGGGCGAAACGGTATAAAACAAAATATTGGCAACCAACGCCATACACAAAGTTACACCCTAACCGCAGGCCGTCTGAAAACCAACAAAAAGTCCGGTTTTCAGACGGCCTGCGGTTGAATATAGTGGATTAACTGAATAATCCATACAATTTAATCCGGCACTTGTAGCAACTGTATTTTTCACCCCGTCGGGCAAAAATACAAAAACGGTTAGTCTGAAGGCCGGTCTAAACAAAACCGGCAATACTTCAACATGATCAAACAGCACTCACTGCCGCCAAACGATCCCGCATCATCGCATTCAGAATCGTCAGCAGCTTACGCATACAGGCCGTTACCGCCACTTTGTACGGCTTACCCCGCAAACGCAGACGTTGGTAGAAGTCCTTAATCCTCGGTTCGTAGTGTGCCGCCACCATCGCCGCCATATACAGCGTTTTGCGTACAGCACTGCGCCCGCCGAAACAGCGGCTTTTAAACTTCATTGTGCCGCTTTCTTTCACATAAGGGGCGACACCTACCAAACCGGCAATCTGTTTATGCGATACTTTGCCCAATTCCGGCAACATCGCACATAAGGTCGCCGCAGTAGTCGGGCCGATACCTTTGATGCTTTGCAGCAGACTGCTTTTGTCGCCAAAATGAGTGTCGTTATGTTCTTCGATCTGTCTGTCCAAAGCAGCAATTAGTGCGTCGAAATGTGCGATCAGTGCTTCAACACTTTGAATCTGTGTTTCATGTACCTGCTGCAAACGGTTTTTTTCGGCACTGCGCATTTCAACCAGTTGAGTGCGGCGGCTGATTAAGGCTTCGAGGATTTCTTCTGCCTCACTCGGCGGCGTATAGAGCTGCCGTTCCCAATCGGGCTTTTGTGTGATTACCTGTGCGTAAAACGCCAACATTTTGGCATCGGCCGCATCGGTTTTGGTGAGTGATTGCGACTGTGCGAATTGGTGCGTCTGACGGGGATTGGCAATGATGACTTTGAATCCTGCCCGGTGCAGTGCTTTGGCCAATGGGATTTCCAGTCCGCCGGTGCTTTCCATCACAACCAGTGAGACCTGATGTTTTTTCAGGTATTCGATGGTGTGGAGAAAGCCTTTTTGGTT
This window encodes:
- a CDS encoding IS110 family transposase codes for the protein MQDRFMMSTQNYGGIDIAKRNFVIGITSSKKTKTETNNQKGFLHTIEYLKKHQVSLVVMESTGGLEIPLAKALHRAGFKVIIANPRQTHQFAQSQSLTKTDAADAKMLAFYAQVITQKPDWERQLYTPPSEAEEILEALISRRTQLVEMRSAEKNRLQQVHETQIQSVEALIAHFDALIAALDRQIEEHNDTHFGDKSSLLQSIKGIGPTTAATLCAMLPELGKVSHKQIAGLVGVAPYVKESGTMKFKSRCFGGRSAVRKTLYMAAMVAAHYEPRIKDFYQRLRLRGKPYKVAVTACMRKLLTILNAMMRDRLAAVSAV
- a CDS encoding exodeoxyribonuclease III; translation: MLKIISANVNGIRSAYKKGFWEYIAASGADIVCVQELKAQEADLLDEMKNPHGMHGHWHCAEKRGYSGVAVYSKAKPDHVQIGMGIEEFDREGRFVRCDFGNLSVISLYLPSGTSAPERQELKYRFLDAFYPMLEEMKASGRDIVVCGDWNIAHQNIDLKNWKGNQKNSGFLPEEREWIGKVIHRLGWVDMWRTLYPDTPGYTWWSNRGQAYAKDVGWRIDYQMVTPQLAEKAIEAHVYKDEKFSDHAPLVVTYDYK
- the argA gene encoding amino-acid N-acetyltransferase — encoded protein: MNPTRNFVSDFREAAPYIHYLRGKTLVVGTVSGLLAGEPLKRLAADFNLLASLGVRLVWVHGARCQIDQVITEHGGTPQYYRHRRITDDTTLTHAKYAVGALRYDIEAALCSSLPQSPRRSKPLTVAAGNFLSARPLGVIDGIDMGYSGVIRKIDTEAVLNRLDQQALVLISPMGYSLSGKTFSLDMYEAAAALAVALKAEKLIYLVGQDGILDSEGRLKTNLSAQEATDLAQQQPDSPQSRLLRHAVHAVENGVTRSQILNGYQDGGLLQELFTRNGSGTSIARNAFAKVRQADSLDIPDIMALIRPLEEQGILVRRSQAYLETHIHTFCVLEHDRHIYGCAALKTFAGHNSGEIACLAVSPDTRDGGCGERLLEHLCQAARRQGLTRLFALSTHTGEWFVERGFQPAAPETLPPERYQEYTANGRNSKVFVYPLGETV
- the pyrE gene encoding orotate phosphoribosyltransferase encodes the protein MSDFRQDFLKFSLEQNVLKFGEFTTKAGRLSPYFFNAGLFNDGAATLQLAKFYAQAIIESKVEFDMLFGPAYKGIILAAATAMMLAEKGVNVPFAYNRKEAKDHGEGGVLVGAPLKGRVLIIDDVISAGTSVRESVKLIEAEGATPAAVSIALDRMEKGTGELSAVQEVEQQYGLPVVAIASLNDLLALLEHNADFNRYLEPVRAYRQRYGTAA